The following coding sequences are from one Paenibacillus tundrae window:
- a CDS encoding RNA polymerase sigma factor translates to MANRLQLLLASDFHNLSPALQEEVYYEYYNMVHGLIVYIIKERAAAEDIIQEAFIKIIKNKPLFESELKLKAWLKVVTRNTAINYLRKNKNNRNQLDTDSVFIDMETINQTSASVETTVETQMMQESIEFYLSQLKPEYRVLIEMRWKDGLSYREMAEILNTSEEIVKQRLFRARGSIKKQLHKEWGGSIEQRQIR, encoded by the coding sequence ATGGCTAATCGGCTCCAATTACTTTTAGCCTCAGATTTCCATAATTTGAGCCCTGCACTTCAGGAAGAAGTGTATTATGAATATTATAATATGGTACATGGCCTCATCGTTTATATCATCAAAGAGCGTGCCGCTGCTGAAGACATCATTCAAGAAGCTTTTATCAAAATCATTAAAAACAAACCTCTTTTCGAGAGTGAATTAAAACTAAAGGCATGGCTTAAAGTCGTAACACGAAATACAGCCATTAATTATTTGAGAAAAAATAAAAATAACCGTAACCAACTGGATACGGATAGTGTTTTTATAGATATGGAGACGATTAATCAGACTTCAGCTTCTGTCGAAACCACAGTTGAAACACAAATGATGCAGGAATCTATTGAATTTTACCTCAGCCAACTCAAACCTGAATATCGTGTTCTGATCGAGATGCGATGGAAAGACGGACTCTCCTACCGAGAGATGGCTGAGATTTTGAATACATCGGAAGAGATTGTTAAGCAACGGTTATTCCGCGCTCGGGGAAGCATTAAGAAGCAACTACATAAGGAATGGGGTGGCAGCATTGAGCAAAGGCAAATTAGATAA
- a CDS encoding NUDIX domain-containing protein, which produces MSRNIIVTGGAIIKDSCGRILLQRRSDYGDWGLPGGGMEAGETIEETMIREVNEETGLTVKQYHLHAIYTGERMKYTYPDGNKVVFVMFLFNVEADLDGKLAEDGINLTYRDPQNESLQLMFKSIKDIVLDDINIVQRPIFIDLKKDDTTSLLRT; this is translated from the coding sequence ATGAGTAGAAATATTATAGTTACAGGTGGAGCCATTATTAAAGACTCTTGTGGAAGAATACTATTACAGAGACGATCAGATTATGGTGATTGGGGATTGCCTGGTGGCGGAATGGAAGCCGGTGAGACCATTGAAGAGACCATGATTAGAGAAGTAAACGAAGAAACGGGGCTTACGGTTAAGCAATATCATTTACATGCGATATATACCGGAGAACGAATGAAGTATACATATCCTGACGGTAATAAAGTTGTATTTGTGATGTTCTTGTTTAACGTAGAAGCTGACTTAGACGGCAAACTCGCTGAGGATGGCATTAATCTCACATATAGAGATCCACAAAATGAATCCTTACAGCTTATGTTTAAGAGCATTAAAGACATTGTCCTAGACGACATTAATATTGTACAAAGACCTATTTTTATTGATCTGAAAAAAGATGATACTACTAGCCTTTTAAGAACATGA
- a CDS encoding hemolysin family protein: MSDPLPSILNLVLIGLLVLMNGFFVSAEFAMVKVRGSRIEALVESGNKNAIYASNIVRNLDAYLSACQLGITLASLGLGWLGEPAIAHLLEPMFTAFGLGPVYVHGVSIAIAFVIITILHIVLGELAPKTIAIRKSETVTLWSAALLTFFYKLMYPFIWALNGMANSLLRMFRMAPASELDEAHSEDEIRILMKESNKSGLIDNTELALVDNIFDFTATTAREIMIPRTEMICLNANQSMLENLEIASESMRTRYPVYNGDKDHIIGFIHIKDLMKSQLTDTISVIRPILAVPESTPISDLLKRMQRGKTQIAILIDEYGGTSGLVTLEDIMEEIVGEIQDEFDQERPAIEQVDEMEYSIDGLMLIEEVSERFGLEMDRSDYDTIGGWLYSRVETIPPEVGQSVEYGGHLFVIQETEHKRISRVNVIKLEMLVEEEGA; encoded by the coding sequence TTGAGTGACCCCTTACCGAGTATTTTAAACTTAGTATTAATCGGTTTACTTGTATTGATGAATGGTTTCTTCGTATCGGCAGAATTCGCGATGGTCAAAGTTCGCGGTAGCCGCATCGAAGCTTTGGTGGAATCAGGCAACAAAAATGCAATTTATGCTTCCAACATTGTACGTAATCTAGATGCTTATCTATCTGCGTGTCAGTTAGGGATAACGCTAGCTTCACTGGGACTTGGGTGGCTGGGAGAACCGGCAATTGCTCACTTGCTTGAGCCAATGTTTACGGCATTTGGGTTAGGTCCTGTTTATGTGCATGGCGTTTCGATTGCCATTGCTTTTGTTATTATTACGATTTTGCATATTGTACTCGGGGAACTTGCTCCCAAAACGATAGCAATCCGTAAATCGGAGACGGTCACGTTATGGTCTGCGGCACTGCTTACGTTTTTCTACAAATTAATGTATCCCTTTATATGGGCTTTAAATGGAATGGCGAACAGCCTTTTGCGCATGTTCCGGATGGCACCGGCCTCCGAACTGGATGAAGCGCATAGCGAAGATGAAATACGCATTCTAATGAAAGAAAGCAATAAGAGCGGTTTAATTGACAATACTGAATTGGCGCTTGTTGATAATATATTTGATTTTACGGCAACGACCGCCCGTGAAATTATGATTCCGCGGACGGAAATGATCTGTCTGAACGCCAATCAGTCCATGCTGGAGAATCTGGAGATCGCCAGTGAAAGCATGAGAACCCGTTATCCGGTATATAACGGTGACAAGGATCATATCATCGGTTTTATTCACATTAAAGATCTGATGAAATCTCAATTAACCGATACGATTTCCGTCATTCGTCCAATTCTTGCCGTTCCCGAGTCAACACCAATCAGTGACTTGCTCAAACGCATGCAGCGCGGTAAGACACAGATTGCGATTCTGATTGACGAGTATGGAGGAACCTCAGGACTTGTAACGCTTGAGGATATTATGGAAGAGATCGTTGGTGAGATTCAGGACGAATTCGATCAGGAACGTCCTGCGATTGAGCAAGTGGATGAAATGGAGTACTCGATTGACGGGCTTATGCTGATTGAAGAAGTAAGTGAGCGTTTCGGATTAGAGATGGATCGATCGGATTATGATACGATTGGTGGATGGCTATACTCCAGAGTCGAAACAATTCCGCCTGAGGTGGGACAATCGGTAGAGTATGGTGGACATCTCTTCGTCATCCAGGAGACAGAGCACAAACGAATCTCCCGTGTAAATGTGATTAAGTTAGAGATGTTAGTGGAAGAAGAAGGGGCTTGA
- a CDS encoding DUF2500 domain-containing protein, translating to MGIESSWMFDLFGTVFPIVFVLIIGIVLLSVGKEVWRWGRNNTEPLLTVPSRITGRRMQVSQSHAESGSSARTLYYVTFEVESGDRLEFKVRGEEYGLCSEGDEGRLSFKGTRYVGFERNNRRYTERVHG from the coding sequence ATGGGCATTGAATCATCATGGATGTTTGATTTGTTTGGAACGGTCTTTCCAATTGTGTTTGTCCTGATTATAGGTATCGTATTGTTATCCGTGGGTAAAGAAGTGTGGAGATGGGGACGTAATAATACCGAACCCTTACTTACAGTCCCTTCACGAATTACAGGCAGGAGAATGCAGGTTAGTCAGTCGCACGCTGAATCTGGCAGTTCAGCCCGTACATTATATTACGTCACCTTTGAAGTGGAGAGTGGGGATCGTCTCGAGTTCAAAGTGAGGGGAGAAGAGTACGGTCTATGCTCGGAGGGGGATGAAGGGCGTCTTTCCTTCAAGGGCACACGTTATGTAGGCTTTGAGCGCAACAATCGACGGTATACAGAGCGTGTGCACGGATAA
- a CDS encoding sigma-70 family RNA polymerase sigma factor: MKLWIEGAVRGEPDAYEHLVKQFRGMAHTVAFHILKDEFWAEDVVQEAFTEAFSNLSRLDKPEAFPGWFKVIVERQCYRWLRRKRHAIIPVEELSHIHKEDQSNDPEQLLLLKEQNRMLHDLIGSLPSSMQLVVDMFYFKGYSLNEISDFLNVSISALKKRLFDARKKLRRHIPVADITSVFTNLYEGGEGMLHITNGDHAADRIRQSGIQGDVLVWRELYPFGPVSRDMAEQKERSRRVAYLERELGIPQSVYLQIAELERKLQSLHNEKEIVLWFEYDLYDQTMLSYLLHFFQGQSLGDITLHLLCIGSHPEIEHFRGLGQLTPKQIGSLSGTWHVIGAEEMEAGRLFWEAYTSQNIQDHIEFLTKDTSAYPFARTAFQAHLSRLPSIKNGLGIIEQTTLEAIREGMDRPYPLFKHVGDQLHWLGMGDLEYWAHLRRMSSVPNALLSVTGASRFPDFQQHSDEFRGAFLSLTPLGMQVLDEEVDWASLRREEAWFGGLRNEEGKEPRWRWDVTSKRVIVLE; this comes from the coding sequence GTGAAATTATGGATTGAAGGGGCTGTGCGCGGTGAGCCTGATGCATACGAGCATCTGGTTAAACAATTCCGAGGGATGGCTCATACGGTAGCATTCCATATACTTAAGGACGAATTTTGGGCTGAAGATGTCGTACAGGAAGCCTTCACCGAGGCGTTCTCGAATCTGAGTCGTTTGGACAAGCCTGAGGCGTTTCCTGGTTGGTTCAAAGTGATTGTAGAGAGACAATGTTACCGCTGGTTGCGACGCAAACGGCACGCCATCATTCCTGTAGAGGAACTCTCGCATATACACAAAGAAGATCAGTCGAATGATCCCGAACAGCTATTGTTGCTGAAGGAACAAAATCGTATGTTGCATGATCTAATTGGGAGTTTACCCTCATCGATGCAACTTGTTGTAGATATGTTTTATTTCAAAGGGTACTCATTGAACGAAATTTCGGACTTTTTAAATGTATCTATCTCGGCGTTGAAAAAAAGATTGTTTGATGCTCGTAAAAAACTTAGACGACACATCCCTGTGGCAGACATAACTTCCGTATTTACCAATCTCTATGAAGGAGGAGAAGGCATGCTTCATATTACCAATGGCGACCATGCAGCAGATCGTATCAGACAGAGTGGAATTCAGGGGGACGTTCTCGTCTGGAGAGAGCTATATCCATTTGGGCCTGTCTCTAGAGACATGGCGGAGCAGAAGGAAAGAAGTAGACGTGTAGCCTACCTAGAACGTGAATTAGGCATCCCTCAGTCCGTATATTTACAGATTGCCGAGCTGGAGCGGAAGCTTCAATCTTTGCATAACGAAAAGGAGATTGTTTTGTGGTTTGAGTATGACCTGTATGATCAAACGATGTTATCGTACCTGCTACACTTTTTCCAAGGACAATCGCTTGGAGATATTACCCTGCATCTGCTATGCATTGGTTCTCATCCCGAGATTGAACATTTCAGAGGGCTTGGACAGCTCACACCCAAACAAATTGGAAGCTTATCGGGAACATGGCATGTCATAGGCGCGGAGGAAATGGAAGCTGGTCGTTTGTTCTGGGAGGCATATACCTCCCAGAACATCCAGGATCATATCGAGTTCTTAACTAAAGACACATCTGCTTATCCCTTTGCACGTACTGCATTTCAGGCTCATTTGTCCCGACTGCCTTCGATCAAGAATGGTTTGGGAATCATCGAACAGACCACCTTAGAGGCGATCAGAGAGGGGATGGATCGTCCTTATCCACTATTCAAGCATGTTGGTGACCAGCTTCATTGGCTTGGGATGGGTGATCTGGAGTATTGGGCTCATCTACGGAGAATGTCATCTGTGCCAAATGCTTTACTATCGGTAACTGGTGCATCGAGATTTCCTGATTTCCAGCAGCATAGTGATGAGTTCCGGGGTGCATTTCTCTCTCTAACTCCCCTCGGAATGCAGGTGTTAGATGAGGAAGTGGATTGGGCAAGCCTTCGAAGAGAAGAAGCTTGGTTCGGTGGGTTAAGAAACGAGGAAGGCAAAGAGCCTCGCTGGCGCTGGGATGTTACATCCAAACGTGTAATTGTATTAGAATAA
- the gerQ gene encoding spore coat protein GerQ, with translation MINQPYQPTQVLGQQANSQVQGTSYKIGNGAPSMSPTPGMVSPSSTTVPPLVSSGSPMTPTGTVVTTTAPQFEQSYIENILRLNLGKFGTFYMTYEGNKEWNARIFQGIIEAAGRDHIIISDPKTGRRIMLLMVNFDYATFDEPLLYQYPGVIGNYPQAPSRR, from the coding sequence ATGATTAATCAGCCTTATCAACCAACACAGGTATTGGGTCAACAAGCGAATTCACAAGTACAAGGAACATCTTACAAAATCGGTAACGGTGCACCTTCTATGTCTCCAACACCTGGAATGGTGTCACCAAGCTCGACAACTGTTCCTCCGCTCGTGTCCAGTGGTAGCCCGATGACGCCTACAGGAACCGTTGTAACAACGACAGCGCCACAGTTTGAACAATCTTACATCGAGAATATCCTGCGTCTTAATCTGGGAAAATTCGGTACATTCTATATGACGTATGAAGGAAACAAAGAATGGAATGCACGGATCTTCCAAGGTATTATTGAAGCAGCAGGTCGTGACCATATTATCATTAGTGATCCAAAAACAGGCAGACGTATTATGTTGCTGATGGTTAACTTCGACTATGCAACATTTGATGAGCCGCTGTTGTACCAATATCCAGGTGTGATTGGTAACTATCCGCAAGCACCGAGCAGACGTTAG
- a CDS encoding GNAT family N-acetyltransferase has translation MVKIRFAANEDIPYIQSIAHETWTYTYGEIYTEEYIRDFVSRAYSSENLRLSIERDLQSAKRSFLIAECNEKPVGYAQTRQVSEAEFELLRIYVKSEFHKMGIGNGFIQEYIQILQPIHQLFAWVGKDNQVGRSFYEKRGFVVVAEKTEMIQGQNKTQVKYVLHIS, from the coding sequence ATGGTTAAAATCAGGTTTGCTGCAAATGAGGATATCCCTTACATTCAATCCATAGCGCACGAGACATGGACGTATACTTATGGTGAGATCTACACTGAGGAGTACATTCGTGATTTTGTCAGTAGAGCGTATTCTAGTGAAAATTTACGTTTATCTATTGAGAGAGATCTTCAGAGTGCGAAGCGAAGTTTCTTAATTGCAGAATGTAATGAGAAACCTGTTGGTTACGCTCAAACCAGACAAGTGTCTGAAGCGGAGTTTGAATTGTTACGAATTTATGTAAAATCTGAGTTTCACAAAATGGGCATTGGTAATGGTTTTATTCAAGAGTACATTCAAATTTTACAACCTATTCATCAATTATTTGCATGGGTAGGCAAAGACAATCAGGTAGGCAGATCCTTCTATGAGAAGAGAGGCTTTGTAGTAGTTGCAGAAAAGACTGAAATGATCCAAGGACAAAATAAAACGCAAGTGAAGTACGTATTGCACATATCCTAA
- a CDS encoding cysteine peptidase family C39 domain-containing protein: MSLGLIIVLVVIWYYYKFPRKDQIHTQAVPNAYFIESNNEMPMQDHYECAAFSSAFVLRHFGVEADGQKLYEKYPRKLLDGTISPKGIIVFFKRLGYDASYLRGDINTLKKQISQGNPVIMFIRVNPKQRYLHFVPVVGYDETHFYLVDSLSHTINCNEAHYNRKIAIRELDGLWRTWLPFCQNSYIVVKPK; encoded by the coding sequence ATGTCACTTGGACTCATCATTGTACTTGTCGTGATTTGGTATTATTATAAGTTTCCGAGGAAAGATCAGATTCATACTCAGGCCGTGCCGAACGCTTATTTTATCGAATCTAACAACGAGATGCCTATGCAAGACCATTATGAATGTGCAGCATTTTCTAGTGCTTTTGTTCTGCGACACTTTGGAGTCGAAGCCGATGGTCAGAAATTATATGAGAAGTATCCAAGAAAATTGTTGGATGGAACCATTAGTCCTAAGGGGATCATTGTCTTTTTCAAAAGATTAGGGTATGATGCGTCCTACCTTCGGGGAGATATTAACACGCTGAAGAAGCAAATAAGTCAAGGTAACCCTGTGATTATGTTCATCCGAGTAAACCCGAAGCAACGATATCTGCATTTTGTTCCAGTTGTAGGTTATGATGAAACGCATTTTTATTTAGTGGATTCATTAAGTCATACCATTAACTGTAACGAAGCGCATTATAATAGGAAAATTGCAATTCGTGAGCTGGATGGCTTATGGAGAACGTGGCTTCCTTTTTGCCAAAATTCGTATATCGTCGTTAAGCCCAAGTAG
- a CDS encoding DUF7674 family protein produces MIVLDMVMNLLIDSCPSYKERSENYMKENYEEGEERLLYVEMSDLAEHIVALYKNKQTDEFDKLFETIELLHTEGNHEVRALASVGLLEDIQNHILRDEKLTLAAFETYLGTVSLEWWTHLINFWEGKSDYLGGPVKN; encoded by the coding sequence ATGATTGTACTAGATATGGTTATGAACCTGTTAATTGATAGTTGCCCTTCTTATAAGGAAAGATCAGAGAATTATATGAAAGAAAATTACGAAGAAGGCGAAGAAAGGCTGCTATATGTAGAAATGTCTGATTTGGCTGAACATATTGTTGCTCTGTATAAGAACAAACAAACCGATGAATTTGATAAGCTATTCGAAACGATTGAACTTCTACATACTGAAGGAAACCATGAGGTTAGAGCGTTAGCATCCGTAGGTCTTTTGGAGGATATTCAGAATCATATTCTACGCGATGAGAAGTTAACCCTGGCAGCATTTGAGACGTATCTAGGAACAGTGTCACTTGAATGGTGGACGCACTTAATTAATTTTTGGGAAGGCAAAAGTGACTACCTTGGTGGACCCGTTAAGAATTAG
- the yqeK gene encoding bis(5'-nucleosyl)-tetraphosphatase (symmetrical) YqeK translates to MNEALQTYLKDIQFSGDLKKDIEAFFAAHEDDETLSHILSVASEAKRVAILYGADPAKAEQAALLHDISNVVPVTGMLDLAKKLSIEIMDEEYTYGRIVHQKLSKAMAREIFNITDQEILDAIECHTTLKAKASLMDKVLFISDKISWELPGDHQYLLDARYKVDEMKLNEGILIYLNQVWENRSKLKLIHPWLIQARLELMSTFPELETERFILRQITHDDAKDIFQTFSLDEVTKYYDVESFANIEQAEQLIQTWHQRFENKQAIRWGIALKSDNRVVGTCGFHGWAENHHKAAVGYELTPQFWRQGVMTEVLGKIIEYGFTTLELNRIEAFVEPENAGSRRVLEKAGFQAEGLLKDNYYWKNRFVDNVIYALIKKDFKKMTR, encoded by the coding sequence ATGAATGAAGCGCTCCAAACATACCTAAAGGATATACAATTTTCAGGTGATCTCAAGAAAGACATCGAAGCCTTTTTTGCAGCGCATGAAGATGATGAAACTCTGTCACATATACTCTCGGTTGCTTCAGAAGCCAAACGTGTCGCTATACTTTATGGAGCTGATCCTGCAAAAGCGGAACAGGCTGCTTTACTTCACGATATTAGCAATGTTGTTCCTGTTACTGGAATGTTGGATTTAGCGAAGAAACTATCTATTGAAATTATGGATGAAGAGTACACCTATGGTCGCATCGTGCATCAGAAACTGTCCAAAGCTATGGCGAGGGAAATCTTCAACATCACCGATCAAGAGATATTAGATGCAATCGAATGTCATACAACTTTGAAAGCAAAAGCATCTCTTATGGACAAGGTTCTCTTCATTTCAGACAAAATTTCTTGGGAGCTTCCAGGGGATCATCAATACTTACTTGATGCTAGATACAAAGTAGATGAAATGAAATTAAATGAAGGCATTCTGATATATCTGAATCAGGTATGGGAGAATCGTTCCAAGCTAAAATTGATACATCCATGGCTAATTCAAGCGCGATTAGAGCTTATGTCTACGTTTCCTGAATTAGAAACAGAACGATTTATCCTAAGACAGATCACACATGACGATGCGAAAGATATATTTCAGACCTTTTCGCTGGATGAGGTTACGAAATACTACGACGTGGAGAGCTTTGCGAATATTGAACAAGCAGAGCAACTCATTCAAACCTGGCATCAGAGGTTCGAGAACAAACAGGCTATTCGCTGGGGGATCGCTCTGAAGTCTGACAACCGAGTGGTGGGGACATGTGGGTTTCACGGTTGGGCAGAGAATCATCATAAAGCTGCAGTCGGGTATGAGCTCACGCCACAATTCTGGCGCCAAGGGGTAATGACAGAGGTCTTAGGGAAGATCATTGAATATGGGTTTACTACGCTTGAATTAAACCGAATTGAAGCCTTTGTTGAACCTGAGAATGCAGGCTCAAGAAGGGTGCTTGAGAAGGCAGGCTTCCAAGCAGAGGGTTTATTGAAGGATAATTACTACTGGAAGAACCGGTTTGTAGATAACGTCATCTATGCTTTGATTAAAAAAGACTTTAAGAAGATGACAAGATGA
- a CDS encoding cell wall hydrolase → MAVIKANSEDVKLLARLLRAEAEGDGEQGMLLVGNVGVNRVLVDCLDFRDIRDINRMVFQNPGGFESTQKGYFYQRARQSEIRLAQRVINGERIWPASNSLWFFRPVGDCPPTWYNQQNTGRFKAHCFFSPTGEDCPSVY, encoded by the coding sequence ATGGCTGTAATCAAAGCCAACTCAGAAGATGTCAAGCTGCTTGCAAGGCTGTTGAGAGCAGAGGCTGAGGGCGACGGCGAGCAAGGCATGCTGTTAGTCGGTAACGTTGGCGTAAACCGAGTTCTGGTGGATTGCTTGGATTTTCGGGATATCCGGGATATCAATCGCATGGTGTTCCAGAACCCCGGCGGATTCGAGTCTACGCAGAAGGGATACTTTTACCAGCGAGCCAGACAATCCGAGATTCGACTAGCCCAGCGCGTGATTAACGGGGAGCGCATATGGCCAGCCAGCAATTCTCTATGGTTTTTCCGTCCTGTAGGTGATTGTCCGCCAACGTGGTATAACCAGCAAAATACCGGCCGTTTCAAAGCACATTGTTTCTTTAGTCCTACTGGGGAAGACTGTCCAAGTGTCTATTAA
- a CDS encoding SDR family NAD(P)-dependent oxidoreductase: MSFTDQVVVVTGAAQGIGRSVAEAYAVAGAKVVLADYQEAEGAAAAASIRNEGGEAIFVQCDVRKEEEITNLINTTLEEYDQINILINNAGVARWKSPYELTVDEWDDVLNTNVRSTFLASREAAKHMKNNEHGGAIINMASTRASMSEPETEAYAASKGAIVALTHAMAVSLGKDHIRVNCISPGWIETGNVDELKKADHEQHPAGRVGIPSDISRACLYLSDPSNTFVTGTNLIIDGGMTRKMIYED, translated from the coding sequence ATGTCATTCACAGATCAAGTCGTCGTTGTGACAGGAGCTGCTCAGGGGATTGGTCGGAGTGTGGCTGAGGCTTACGCCGTTGCAGGCGCAAAAGTGGTATTGGCGGACTACCAGGAAGCAGAGGGCGCAGCAGCGGCGGCTTCCATACGCAATGAAGGCGGCGAAGCCATCTTTGTTCAGTGTGATGTCCGGAAAGAGGAAGAAATTACGAATCTGATCAACACAACGCTTGAGGAATACGATCAAATTAATATATTGATTAATAATGCAGGCGTCGCTAGATGGAAATCTCCTTACGAACTCACGGTAGATGAATGGGACGATGTGCTTAATACCAATGTAAGAAGCACCTTTCTTGCTAGCCGTGAAGCGGCGAAGCATATGAAGAATAACGAACATGGAGGTGCCATCATCAATATGGCATCGACAAGAGCATCGATGTCTGAGCCCGAGACGGAAGCTTATGCAGCATCCAAAGGAGCTATCGTTGCTCTTACACATGCTATGGCAGTCTCACTTGGTAAAGATCATATTCGGGTCAATTGTATCAGTCCAGGGTGGATTGAAACAGGAAACGTTGATGAATTGAAAAAAGCGGATCATGAGCAGCATCCTGCTGGACGTGTGGGCATTCCTTCGGATATCTCCCGCGCATGTTTATATTTGTCGGATCCGAGCAATACCTTTGTCACAGGGACCAACCTGATTATTGACGGAGGTATGACTCGAAAAATGATATATGAGGACTAA
- a CDS encoding aminopeptidase has product MLTFEQKLDRYAELAVKVGANVQPGQIFVISAMIDTVEFVRLLVRKGYEAGAKKVIVKFSDETVNRLRFEMAPEQSFQDPPKWHAAELEELAANNAAFLTVLSSSPDLLKGIDPERISTHQRTYGQALAKYRQYQQADKMSWTGVACPSPDWAAKVFPDLPASKQMEQLWEAIFAAVRADLEDPIQAWDQHIERLEHKAVALNNKKYRALHFISPGTDLTVELPEGHIWAQAGSVNEQGTPFVANIPTEEVFTAPAKHGVNGTVSSTKPLSYGGSIIDRFTLTFENGRIVDFHAEEGYDTLERLINMDEGSHYLGEVALVPYHSPISESGILYYTTLYDENASCHLAIGSSYAFNIDGGKKMSPEELAARGMNTSITHVDFMMGSPETDIYGITTSGEREAIFLKGDWAF; this is encoded by the coding sequence ATGTTAACATTTGAACAAAAGCTGGATCGTTATGCGGAGCTCGCTGTCAAAGTAGGAGCAAACGTACAACCAGGACAAATTTTTGTGATCAGTGCCATGATAGATACAGTTGAATTTGTACGCTTGTTGGTACGTAAGGGGTATGAAGCCGGTGCCAAGAAAGTCATTGTAAAATTCAGTGACGAAACTGTGAATCGGCTACGATTCGAGATGGCTCCGGAACAATCATTCCAAGATCCTCCGAAATGGCATGCTGCTGAGCTTGAAGAACTTGCTGCAAACAACGCAGCGTTCTTAACTGTTCTGTCATCAAGCCCTGACTTGTTGAAAGGAATTGATCCGGAACGTATTTCGACGCATCAACGAACCTATGGTCAGGCACTTGCTAAATACCGTCAATATCAGCAGGCAGATAAAATGAGCTGGACAGGTGTAGCCTGCCCTTCCCCTGACTGGGCTGCTAAAGTATTCCCAGACCTTCCTGCATCTAAGCAGATGGAACAGCTATGGGAAGCCATCTTCGCTGCCGTACGGGCAGATTTAGAAGATCCTATCCAAGCTTGGGATCAGCACATCGAGCGTTTAGAACACAAGGCTGTTGCGCTTAATAACAAAAAGTATCGTGCACTTCACTTTATCTCACCTGGTACCGATCTAACCGTTGAGCTTCCAGAAGGACATATTTGGGCTCAGGCAGGAAGTGTGAATGAACAAGGTACTCCTTTTGTAGCTAATATCCCAACAGAAGAAGTGTTCACAGCTCCAGCAAAACACGGCGTTAATGGTACAGTATCCAGCACGAAACCATTAAGCTATGGCGGAAGCATTATTGATCGTTTCACGCTAACGTTCGAAAATGGACGGATTGTTGATTTTCATGCGGAGGAAGGATATGATACGCTTGAACGTCTGATTAATATGGACGAAGGGTCTCATTACTTGGGTGAAGTTGCTCTGGTACCCTACCACTCTCCGATCTCCGAAAGCGGCATTTTATATTACACAACACTCTATGATGAGAATGCATCCTGTCATCTTGCAATCGGTAGTTCATACGCCTTTAATATCGATGGTGGCAAAAAGATGTCCCCAGAAGAGCTCGCCGCACGTGGTATGAATACGAGTATCACACATGTAGATTTCATGATGGGTTCGCCCGAGACAGATATCTACGGCATTACAACAAGTGGTGAACGTGAAGCGATCTTCCTGAAAGGTGACTGGGCGTTCTAG
- a CDS encoding class I SAM-dependent methyltransferase, whose translation MYEVDKSIAEGKELDFYLSFADREDIRVLEPMCGNGRMLIPFMQRGINIEGFDISEDMLKVCREKGNALNLIPQVFFHKIEEFEQLLKSNGFQHIQLHEVKDGYGEGTSFHVFECS comes from the coding sequence ATGTATGAAGTGGATAAATCGATTGCAGAAGGCAAAGAGCTTGATTTCTACCTTTCTTTTGCTGATCGAGAAGATATTCGTGTACTTGAACCCATGTGTGGAAATGGGAGAATGCTGATTCCTTTTATGCAACGTGGTATTAACATTGAGGGATTTGATATTTCAGAGGATATGCTTAAGGTGTGTAGGGAAAAAGGCAATGCATTAAACTTAATACCTCAGGTCTTTTTTCATAAGATCGAAGAGTTTGAGCAACTCCTCAAATCCAACGGTTTTCAACATATTCAACTTCATGAAGTGAAGGATGGCTATGGGGAAGGCACTTCTTTTCATGTGTTTGAGTGTTCCTGA